In Populus alba chromosome 1, ASM523922v2, whole genome shotgun sequence, a single window of DNA contains:
- the LOC118039152 gene encoding monooxygenase 3 — MAIASPPLLSLKSHISSASSLHRSPHRGRPFSRRKSWLLVRARNKKTNSLSVIEAKTSTDDVSEEDIVIVGAGIAGLATAVSLQRLGVRSLVLEQAESLRTGGTSLTLFKNGWRVLDAIGVGSDLRSQFLEIQGMVVKSDDGRELRSFTFKDEDESQEVRAVERKILLETLAIKLPSAAVQFSSGLARMERRENGKMLLELVDGTRLLAKIVIGCDGIRSPVAKWMGFSEPRYVGHCAFRGLGFYANGQPFEPRVNYVYGRGLRAGYVPVSPTKVYWFICFNSPSPGPKTIDPSVLKKQAKELVKNWPSELLNLIDLTPDETISKTPLVDRWLWPAISPPPSTGTTVLVGDAWHPMTPNLGQGACCALEDAVVLARKLANAINSGPTSVEDAMKSYGIERWPRVFPLTVRANLVGSLLQWENPVVCSVRNNVVIPKLVRLGPILEHTNFECEPSLKRQTSEVPKQQ; from the exons ATGGCTATAGCTTCCccccctcttctctctctcaagTCTCATATCTCATCCGCATCTTCTTTGCACCGTTCCCCTCACAGAGGTAGACCGTTTTCACGAAGAAAATCCTGGCTTCTTGTCCGAGcaagaaataagaaaaccaacTCTTTGTCAGTCATTGAAGCTAAAACAAGTACCGATGATGTTAGTGAAGAAGACATTGTCATTGTGGGTGCTGGGATTGCTGGACTTGCCACTGCAGTGTCTCTACAAAG GCTCGGAGTTCGGTCATTGGTGCTTGAGCAAGCAGAATCACTAAGAACTGGTGGGACCTCACTTACCCTTTTCAAGAATGGATGGAGGGTACTGGATGCCATTGGGGTTGGAAGTGACCTTAGGAGCCAATTTCTTGAAATTCAAGG GATGGTGGTGAAGTCAGACGATGGAAGGGAACTGCGTTCCTTCACATTCAAAGATGAAGATGAGAG CCAAGAAGTTCGAGCGGTAGAGAGGAAAATACTTCTAGAGACTCTCGCCATTAAGCTGCCATCAGCAGCAGTTCAGTTCTCTTCAGGGCTGGCAAGGatggagagaagagaaaatggGAAAATGCTTCTGGAACTTGTGGACGGCACTAGGCTACTTGCAAAG ATTGTTATTGGCTGTGATGGCATTCGGTCTCCAGTTGCAAAGTGGATGGGGTTCTCCGAGCCCAGGTATGTAGGGCACTGTGCATTCCGAGGGCTTGGATTTTACGCCAATGGGCAGCCGTTTGAACCACGAGTGAATTATGTCTACGGGAGGGGATTGCGTGCTGGATATGTTCCAGTTTCTCCTACAAAAGTGTACTGGTTTATCTGCTTCAACAGCCCATCTCCAG GTCCAAAGACAATCGACCCATCTGTGTTGAAGAAACAGGCTAAAGAACTAGTCAAGAACTGGCCATCTGAGCTACTAAACTTAATAGATCTAACCCCGGATGAAACAATCAGTAAAACTCCTCTGGTGGATCGTTGGCTGTGGCCAGCCATAAGCCCTCCCCCATCAACCGGAACGACTGTGTTGGTTGGAGATGCTTGGCACCCAATGACTCCTAATCTGGGGCAAGGTGCTTGTTGTGCATTGGAGGATGCAGTAGTTCTAGCAAGAAAGCTTGCAAATGCAATCAACTCTGGACCCACATCTGTAGAGGATGCTATGAAGTCATATGGAATCGAAAGATGGCCTCGTGTTTTTCCTTTAACCGTACGAGCCAATCTTGTGGGGTCACTTTTGCAGTGGGAGAACCCGGTTGTCTGTTCTGTTCGGAACAATGTAGTCATACCTAAGCTAGTTAGGCTTGGTCCAATTTTGGAACACACAAACTTTGAATGTGAACCTTCGCTAAAAAGACAAACTTCTGAAGTCCCAAAGCAACAATGA